CCtcgaaaaattttcttttatttatttttggtaaTTCTTATTTATATCTGGTGCACTATAGATAGAAAACAAATATATGTGTATctctttatataaaaattatatagaatttTTGTTTGGACAGTGTGgtacaaaattgcataaattgacTTGTCAACGCGTGGGGAAACATATTCCTGAGTGAATTCTCTATCAACTTTACCGCATTTCAAATACAAAGCCCGCCAACGTCATCCCTTCATCCTTCTCTTTTCCTCCAATCACAAGTACATTTATTCAAatcttactttttctttttcattctctTTCCCTGCTTTTCTTCCAAGCCTTCATTCTCCTACAACACTCTCATTCTTCTCTTACACCACCTCTTTACTGAATTTTCTTCTTATTTGCTTTATAGTCTTCCAGATGAAGCTGTTGCCATCTCCTTCCATTTCATCTTCCTCCACTTCTACCTCTTTCCATTCAAATATGTGCACTTCAAGAAGTGCCACTGCAAGTTGCCTTGCAGGTATTCTTCGTCGACTTTTCTGCTCTAGCAGCCTCCCTACCCACCCATCTGATCCAATTATAGACACCACTTCAGTACTATCTCACAGTAAGCAACAAGACTTCATCAACTCTACTGACACGAGTGAGTCTGCAGCTACTGCTCCAGGGATTGTGGCTCGGCTAATGGGCTTGGAATCTTTCCAGGATGATATGCAGGTGAATGGCTGTTCAATATCAAGGAGCCGATCCATGAATTCTGTAGAAGTTATTAATGATCAAAAGCGAGGCCGGTATAAACGTGCTAAGAGTACATTATCCTTCTGTGAAATGCCTATTTTTCTAGAGCTGGAAAACGAGGAGTTCTTAGTCCTTAGCTTCGAAGAAACAGGCGAGAGGAAAGAAACTAGATCGAGAGGAAGGAAATATGAAGTGGGTTTTGAAGAATTTAGGGAGAAAACAAGAGAGAAATGTAAAAGTAAGGGAAGCACCAATGACAACGTACAGGTACtattaaagaaaaagaagataaagaagaagaaaaataaggatGACGAAGCGATCATCAACAAAATGGTTTTGAAAATTCTCAATGAGGAACAGCTAAGTAAGGGATCATCAGACACGGATGCACAAGAAATTGCCAAAATTGAAGATTCACATAAGAGAACTCTGCCTTTGAAAGACTCCTGTGAGAAAACAAATGCTGCCTCTGTCTTGCAAGAAGCGAAGGAATCACATTGGAAAAATGATAAAGACGTTCAAAGTGGACCACAATTgacgaagaaaaagaagaaaataaatcgGTGTGAACTGAAGAATGAAGAACGCGAGGAGTGCAGCTCAGAAGATTGGAGCCCTGTTTCTGTTCTTGAATTCGATCAATTCATGGTTGATCATGAACTTCTTTTATCaggtttttcttcttttctcagTTGAAATTCTTAGACATTTAGTAGTTTATGATCCATAATCCACTTGTTTAAAATGGTTGCTTATTGTTCTCGTACTAACAGAGGAAGATTCTTCAAGAAGGAAACTATCATCGAGGCTTCATGATCACTTCTCCGAGCAGAATGAAGATAACAATTTCACTGGAAATGATCATCCAAATTCAAAGCCAAAGGAAGAAACCTGTGAAGAATTGAGGAACAAGATTAGGAATGATCAGCATTACATGAACATGTGGAGTGAAATTTTCAAGCTGGCTGATGCTCAATTTTTCAAGCCGAATTCGAAGGTCGAAAAGATTTGGAAATACAAAGATGTTGAAGACATTAGTGTAGAATTTAGTTTTCTAATTTTGGATCAATTGTTAGAAGAGCTTGTAGATCAACTTTCCTTGCCAGGGAAAAATTGAACTTGTAAGAAGATTACTTTTGTAAATTCTAGCATTAACAGTAATATCTTAATCTCTCTTTTCACTGCCCTAAGAGAACCTAGCCTAGTGACAATAAGATTCAAACGTCACGTATTTCTGAGGAAAAATAACTTGATCGAATTAAGGGAACATTAACTTCTCAGAAAAGGAatatagaaaattaaagaagtaaaattttaacatttttctGAGAAATcaagtaaaaattttaatttgaaatcttTTGTACTTCTTAACATAATGGCGAAGTAAACTAGACAATGTAATGATTGGAATTGTTATAAAGGCAACAGGCCCCAGCATTGGCCGTTACCTTGCCTCTTGCCTCCGAACTTTGCTCTTTATTATGACAATGATAAGATTCCAAAACAACATCTATGTTTAAATTAATACCAATGACTTGCTTCACCAACCAGTTATGTTCCTAAAACTCTGCGCATCAAGCACTTAGGTTTTTTTTAGTACTTGGTTTGGTCCACGCCAacctaaattttattactttaaaTATGGATTTTACATGCAGCAGACAAGGAAGAATGTCTTGTTTCTCATCATTTAAATAATCCAATAAAATAAGCAGGCATCATCAACCGAATTAAATATTCTCCATGATGCAGCTCAGCAAAGCCGACCACCTCAAAAAGAAGTTCCAATGTGGTGTTGAAATTCCTCTCCTTTTTGTTTAATTGATATGttgaaaagaaaaactcaacAGCCATTTTAATGGTAATACCAAACGGACACTAAGAAAGTTGGATGAAAAGATATCAGGATTGGCTTTTCTTTGTGCTCAACAATCTCCCCAATCTGAGAATCATGGAGGCGGAGCCAATAAGCCTTCTGCTTTTGAACGCCGAAAGTAATAATGCAGAATTCAAAAAGGTCATAGGTGAACAAAATTGACAAAGCATAAAAAGAAAGCCTAAAACAAGGGAGGCCAATGGTATTGGAAGCTGGCATCTGCTTGATATAGAGAGCTGAACGCCAATGTCTATTCATTCCTTTTGCAGCCATAGGGCTCTATGGATAGAGTTCTTGAATACCAACATTAACATCCACTAGCATAACTTCCAGCTTTAGAATGCTTTTACGACCTCCACgcaaagaaaaacaaaatggGGCGGTGATGTGAAAGCATTTTTATCCTTTTCCATACAGAAACCAGGCAAATGCATCATAAACATAACTGAAAAGTATAGACATTCTGAAATTTGAAACATGTTTTATTCAGTAATTAATGTAACAGTTTTCTAGTACATGCTGATGTATATAAAcatataaaagataaaataatccAACAAATAGGCCACCTGGTAAACTGAAATTAGGTACTTTGCTCTCTCATCAGCACAAGAATATGCTTCAGAACAATATATCATGTCTACAGTCATGAGCAGATACCCTTCATCCTGCTCAACTTCTTTGTTTTTTTCCTCTTGgaccttttctttctttctttcttcttttttttttttccttcctttctttAATTTCTTTACCCTAGATGTAAGTTGAAACtggtaaatatttaaaaaaagaaaaaaaaaataataaccagCTAAAATGTTAAATTAGCAGCCAACTGGGGGCTTCTGATATTTTAAGCCACCATCTGCTCTTGCTCAATGTACAATTGCTCCATCCAAGCTGGAAGCATTTCTGAACTTCCAGTGTTAGTATGGCACTGCTGTTGCTGCTGTTCCTCAAAACCCAAGTGCCCAGATTTCAAAGGAGAAGTATCCTTTACCAGGGACTGAACCCATGACACATCTGGCTCATCAAGAGTTGCAGGCAATGAGACTGCGGCTGCTGCCAAACTGCTGGCATTGCTTCGAATGCCAAATGAAGCAGACTTGCGCAGCTTATTAAGCTCCTCTCCTTGGATACCCCAGTCTAATTTGCCATCGGGGGAACCCCAATCTGAAATATTAGAAGGCATTACGGTTGCTGAAGAAGTTGGTGAAGAAAACCCAGGATGACGGTTCACAGCACTTCGTTCAATGAAACTCTGGCTTCGCTTTGCAAAGGCAGCAGCCCTTGAATTCAAAACCGCTGCTGCCGCTGCCGCTGCCCCTGATGGATCAATCCCAAAGGATGATGTCCTCACAGGAGAAGATGAGAAGTTGGTAGGGTAACCTGAGCGGAGCTTCTGGTTAATGTTCTGGTGCATCTGAATTCCTGTTGGAGATTGTAATTGGGATGCAGAGGCATCCACCGAAAGACCCTGCAATTGAGGCAAAATTGAAGGATCAAGAGATCCAAAAATATCTTCAAGGTTAGTTGGCTTCACTCCTCCAATCCTATTCAACTCTGCAGTTCGATCACCAGAAACAGCAAATGCTGAACCAGTGGACAAACCATTATTCCAATTGGAGGGTGAGGAGAGACCAGATATCTCATCCATCAATTGTTGTTGCCAGCGATGGTGattatcaagcccaagcaa
This is a stretch of genomic DNA from Manihot esculenta cultivar AM560-2 chromosome 2, M.esculenta_v8, whole genome shotgun sequence. It encodes these proteins:
- the LOC110609526 gene encoding uncharacterized protein LOC110609526 isoform X2 translates to MKLLPSPSISSSSTSTSFHSNMCTSRSATASCLAGILRRLFCSSSLPTHPSDPIIDTTSVLSHSKQQDFINSTDTSESAATAPGIVARLMGLESFQDDMQVNGCSISRSRSMNSVEVINDQKRGRYKRAKSTLSFCEMPIFLELENEEFLVLSFEETGERKETRSRGRKYEVGFEEFREKTREKCKSKGSTNDNVQVLLKKKKIKKKKNKDDEAIINKMVLKILNEEQLSKGSSDTDAQEIAKIEDSHKRTLPLKDSCEKTNAASVLQEAKESHWKNDKDVQSGPQLTKKKKKINRCELKNEEREECSSEDWSPVSVLEFDQFMVDHELLLSEEDSSRRKLSSRLHDHFSEQNEDNNFTGNDHPNSKPKEETCEELRNKIRNDQHYMNMWSEIFKLADAQFFKPNSKVEKIWKYKDVEDISVEFSFLILDQLLEELVDQLSLPGKN